The Triticum urartu cultivar G1812 chromosome 5, Tu2.1, whole genome shotgun sequence genome contains the following window.
AAGAAGTGAAAAAAAAACTCGAGGTTCAAAGAGATTGGCCGCTGCCGTGGCCATTTGTGAACGAGTTCATTATTTGTGAATGGTTTCAAAACGTAAACTCGGTGCTGAAAAGATTAGCCTGAAAACGTGGTGCAATGGGAAAAAGTCCACTTCTCATAAAGATACGCAGCTTTGTCATTCCCTTATCGATAGAGGCCAAAACTTCTGGTGCTCCCGTCTTCATTACGTACTCATGTGAGGATGGTTTAGTAGGCAAAATACAAACCAAACCTCTCTACGCGCGCATGCATGCAGTGTAAAAATTTGATTATAAACGGTACTTATACGTGGGAGTTAACTTGATGCTTCTCTCAGCCTCTCAGGCTCAGAGCCAGATCGCCCCGGCGGCCTTGAGCATGGGCACCAGCTTCCCACCAAGGTGCAGCGACATGACCCTGTCGGTGGAACCGACGAGCTTGCCGCCGATGAAGACGGCCGGGACGGCCGGCGTGCGGCCCAGGCGACGGGCGAGGTCGCGCTCCATGTCACGGCCCCGGGGGTCCTTGTCCAGCTCGTGCACGGCCGCGCAAACGCCGAGGCCAGAGAAGAGGGTCGTCACTGTGTAGCTCATTGGGCAGTCGTTGCTCGGCGTGAAGATCACCACTGCCTTCTCCGTCGATAGCCTCGTCACCCTCTCCATATTTTCTCGTCGATCTTCTTGATGGATTGTGAAAGGACCTAGTTGGAAAGCTGGTGTTTTTCTCTGAGAAAGAAATCTAGTGTTTTTCTCAGAGAAAGAAAGCTAGTGTTACTTAGTGGTTTTGCCTTGTGTATGATGTGTTTAGAGTATGGTGCGAGGCCCTCCTTTTATAGcgcatgagagagagagagagagagagagagagagagagagagagagacgaggCGAGCGAGAGGCGGGTGGCATAAGAATCCTCGACGTGTGCATAGCACGCTCAAAGTGACCACCGTGGGGTATCTCTGTCACTTGTCATATGACTGTTAGTATAACAACGGCTCATTGCCTTATGCAACAAAAAAAATAGGGATAAAAAGCTCCCCGGGTCCATTTTCCTTACGGAAATAAAACTTATATAATGCTCAGAATTCAGAAATTACAAGGATAAAACCTATTTCCAGGGAAAAGAAACAAGACTTGAATTTAGACCTGACCCATTAACAGAAATGCTAGCTCATCTCTTCCACCGCTCTTCCTCCTTCCATctaccgcatgcatgcagctctAGTGCTACCAGGTAGCTTACACGACCGAAAGCCAGGCTCCACTAATCTTCTTGCTTGGAAGATACATTATTGTCTTCTTCCCAATCTCTTTTCTCCTTCAAATGGACATTTTAGTTCTTGATGTAAATCTCAGATAATGATATTATAGGTGTCCCACCTGTTTCATAGTGATCCAATCATTCTTGTCCAAAACTACTTCCTGTGATGCAAACATATCAATCAGCCACACTGATACAAAAATTGAAGTTTGATCAACAATTAAACTACTTAAATGTGGCTAAGTAACACTGAAAGTTCAAACTTTTTATTTGTACTCAAAACCACTTTTTAGTGATATCACCCTTATGTCATACAACTGATCAGGTCTCTTTTTTTGCAGGGTTGATCAGGTCTTATTGATCTAGTTGTTATTCAAACTTGGAAATTCAAGGGGAAAAAAAGGTTTTGCAACGACGGAAATTGGACATTTTTCGAATGCTCCACAAGACATAAAAAATATGTACCTCCATGGAACATAACACCCTTGTGAATTATATTATGATATGCATATGTCCATTTGATGAAAGGGTAGCGGACATTGCATGCATACTGGATGAGGGATAACAAGATTTAGTGGGAATATTTTGGATGCCAATCACCGAAAAATATGGAATCCCACCAAAGTTTGAAAGATCCCCTAATCTTTTTCATATCCCTGGTCCACATACGACAGCATTGGATGTTGATATAGTTATTCAGCTTTTCATGCACTTAAGTATAACATTTAAATTAGTATTTCTAGTGAGTTTGCGTAGATACGTACATAATGTAAAAAAGAGTTGCTTTCTATAATTGAACCGAGAGGGCGGAATTGTATTGTTTTTGCCATTCAAATCTTATTTTTTCAGTTAATGTTGAGCTTCCTCTATTAGAATAGGGTGTATCAGAACTGGAGTAATTCATAAGTTATAATTGATTAATTTTATATAATATATGTACCTTATAATATTCTCAAGATATAAACAAAATCCAGAACAGTGACGCACAACGAAAAGCGGAAGCGGGTATATGTCCAAATTAGAATCAATCGTACAACATGTTACACAAACGAATAGATGTGTACCACATTGCATTGGTCGACTAGTCATCATATGCACAGGCACTAAATCAAGTTATgccaaaaagaaagaaaataaaagaaacatCACAAAAAGACATATTTTAAAACAAGGAAAGGAAAGTCAAAACTAAAGTAATCATGCCACATGCATAGAGATAGAGACCTCTTGCTACCATGTATTACAATAGACTCTcgcaaaaacaaaacaaaaatgcTCACAATGTGGCACCCAGCAAGCCACGCCATTGCCTAAGGCTAGATACCTTGCTTGATCTTATCTAACCACACATTCCATTTGTGGTTTTATCAGAATCTTTCAGATAAAGCCGTTGATACGCACGCAGATGAAAAACACATAAAGTATAGATAGTCACCAAATGTTCGAGGCATTTGATCATCTTAATTTCCCTCTTGTGCAACTGTTCTTCATTGCTTGCCTTGCTGTCCCGAATCTCAACAGCTTAGAGTTTATATACAGCGTATATATGGAGAAAAGTAATTCTACCGTGCACAGATCCACACGGATTCACCGTCCGTGGTTACTTTGAGATTCATGCTACTTTGCTTACTGTT
Protein-coding sequences here:
- the LOC125508193 gene encoding glutaredoxin-C15-like, whose amino-acid sequence is MERVTRLSTEKAVVIFTPSNDCPMSYTVTTLFSGLGVCAAVHELDKDPRGRDMERDLARRLGRTPAVPAVFIGGKLVGSTDRVMSLHLGGKLVPMLKAAGAIWL